The following are encoded in a window of Castanea sativa cultivar Marrone di Chiusa Pesio chromosome 5, ASM4071231v1 genomic DNA:
- the LOC142636717 gene encoding protein CURVATURE THYLAKOID 1C, chloroplastic, with protein MASIVANLPPPLLLHGRKTLFTTLQKVPVSSIRGFSHIAERQTRVTVIVNATGEGSESSTSLSIVKSVQNVWDKSEDRFALIGLGFAAIVAFWASVNVITAIDKLPLIPGVLEFIGILFSSWFIYRYLLFKPDREELFKIVDKSISDVLGQSIILPDNKQY; from the exons ATGGCTTCCATTGTTGCTAACTTGCCCCCACCATTGTTGTTACATGGTAGAAAAACCCTTTTCACTACTCTGCAGAAAGTTCCAGTTTCTTCTATTAGAG GATTTTCTCACATTGCAGAGAGACAGACTCGTGTTACTGTAATTGTGAATGCCACTGGGGAAGGATCTGAGTCTTCAACCTCCCTTAGTATTGTTAAGTCTGTTCAAAATGTC TGGGATAAATCTGAAGATCGGTTTGCTCTTATTGGTTTGGGGTTTGCAGCTATAGTTGCTTTTTGGGCATCGGTAAATGTGATTACG GCCATTGACAAGTTGCCACTCATCCCTGGTGTGCTAGAATTTATTGGGATACTGTTTTCTTCG TGGTTTATATATCGCTATCTCCTATTCAAACCCGATAG AGAAGAGCTTTTCAAAATTGTCGACAAGTCAATATCAGACGTCTTGGGTCAGTCAATTATACTGCCAGATAACAAACAATATTAA